Sequence from the Bacillus sp. (in: firmicutes) genome:
GCAAATTGTCCGTATTTTTTTACTTCTTTCAAGCAAAATCGCTTCAACACTTCTTTTTGTGAAAATAATGGTATTCCCCTCCCCAATAACACAGGGGCAATCTGTAATATCATATTATCAACCATATCATTATCTAACAGAGGGGCTAATATTGTGTTTCCTCCAACAATCCAAATATTTTTATCCCTCTCTATTTGTTTCACAAATTCAACAACATCACAGTTCATAGGAATAAATTCTCTGACTGATAAGCTTTCAGCATGTGTAAAAACATAATTTTGGGTAGTCGGATAAAGACTGCCAATATTCTCTATGTTTTCAATTTCATTAAATGTTCTTTTGCCCATTATAGTAATATCCATGCTTTTATAGAAGCTTTCATAACCGGTTTCTTCTATTGCACCAGTTTGATAAAGCCAGTCTAGGTTATGGTTTTTGTCAGCAAGATAACCATCCATGGTAATGCAGCCGTAAAAAAATACACTCATTTTTTAAACCCTCCTTTGATAAATTCCTATTTATCAGTTATTAAACAGGTAACTTTCATTTCTCAATTTAATACACCTACGCATATGGATCTGAAAGAAGTCTCTTTGTTCCTTTTTTATTTTCCTCATCATTTATTAAATTACAAGTTAATCCTGAATTATTCATAAAAACTTATTGACAAGCCACTGAATGCTTATTTACCAAGTAGTTTAGTTTATTTAGTCCTGTACTAAATAAATGCAAAAAAGAA
This genomic interval carries:
- a CDS encoding dihydrofolate reductase, with the translated sequence MSVFFYGCITMDGYLADKNHNLDWLYQTGAIEETGYESFYKSMDITIMGKRTFNEIENIENIGSLYPTTQNYVFTHAESLSVREFIPMNCDVVEFVKQIERDKNIWIVGGNTILAPLLDNDMVDNMILQIAPVLLGRGIPLFSQKEVLKRFCLKEVKKYGQFAELIYSKI